In bacterium, the DNA window GGGGAATTAGAGAAGCTTGTCAGGGTTACAAAAGAATCTCTGGATATTGCAATAAGCAGAGCTGTTGTGCAAAATAAGCTTTTTGATATTTCCAGTTCTGTCGAGCAATATGTTAAAAAATACGGCTATACGGTTGTGAGGGATTTTGTAGGCCACGGTATAGGGCAGAAAATGCATGAAGACCCTCAAATCCCCAATTTCGGGATACCTGATACAGGTCCCGGGCTTGAAAAGGGAATGGTATTTGCGATTGAGCCGATGGTCAATATGGGTTCTTTTGAAGTTGAAGTGCTTAAAGATAACTGGACGGTAGTAACGATTGACAGAAAACCCTCTGCTCATTTTGAGGATACAATTGTTATTACGGAAGGGAAACCCGAAATTCTTACAAGGTGAGAAGGTGCTGTTGTGACAAAAGAGGAATCGATTAAAGTTGACGGTGTTGTATCGGAAGTTTTGCCCAATACGATGTTCAGGGTAAAGCTTGCAAACGGGCATGCAATACTGGCCCATATTTCCGGTAAGATGAGGATGCATTTTATAAGGATACTTCCCGGGGACAGGGTTCAGGTTGAGATGTCCCCGTACGACCTTACTAAGGGAAGGATTACCTTCCGGCAGAAGTAAGATAACAGCGCTGTCTGAAGAATAACATTTTAATAAGCATAAAAAGACAGAGGATTGAGATATGAAAGTTAGATCGGCAGTTAAAAGACGTTGTGAAAAATGTAAAATTGTGCGCCGTAAAGGGGTTGTTCATGTAATATGCACAAACCCAAAACACAGGCAAAGACAGGGGTAGCGTGTCCTGTCTCATATACTTGGTTTCCAAGCGCTGAGACAGAAGTTAAAATTTTTTAGAAGGAGGAAGATGTGCCAAGAATTGCAGGAGTTGATGTTCCCAAAGAAAAAAGAATAGTAATCGCCCTTACTTATATCTACGGTGTAGGGAAGGCAACGGCATCAAAGATATTGAGAGATGCCAGAATAGATGAAAGCAAAAGAGCAAAAGACCTTTCCGACGAGGAAGTAAGCAGGATAGCGGGTATTATCCAGGCGAGCGTCAGGGTTGAAGGTGATTTGCGGAGAGAAGTTGCCGCCAACATAAAAAGACTCATGGCCGTAGGGGCTTACAGGGGCTTGCGGCACAGGAAAGGACTTCCTGTGAGAGGGCAGAGAACAAGAACAAATGCCAGGACCAGAAAAGGCCCGAGAAAAACCATTGCGGGAAAGAAGAAAACCGCGGCTCTTAAATAATATTTGAAACTCTAAGGAGAAACAATTATGGCGAAGATGTCAGGCAAAGGAAGTTCTAAAAAAGCGGCACCAAAAAAAGCGACCAGAAGCGTGCCTGCCGGAATTGCGCATATTCAGGCGACTTTTAATAATACAATAGTCTCCATCACCGATATGGGCGGGAAAGTGCTTTCCTGGGCAAGCGCGGGAAAAGTGGGTTTTGCGGGGTCAAGAAAAAGCACTGCTTTTGCGGCACAGGTTGTCGCCGAGCAGGCGGGGCAGAGAGCCCGGGATTTCGGTGTGAGAGAATTAGAGGTAAGGGTTAAGGGACCCGGAGCAGGCAGGGAATCTGCAATCAGGGCTCTTCAGGCAATCGGGTTCGAAATTACGCTTATAAGGGATTTAACCCCCATACCTCATAACGGATGCAGGCCGCCCAAGAGAAGAAGGGTTTAAAGGGATATATGTTAGAAGCAAAAATCAGCAAGGAGATATTTTAATGGGAAGGTACCTCGGTTCGAAACACAAAATATGCAGAAGAGTGGGAGAAGCATTGTGCGGTTCCGTAAAATGCCCCGTTCACAAAAGGAATTCACCTCCGGGCCAGCACGGATCTATGAAAAGGCAGAGAAAGTTATCCGAGTATGGGGTGATGATGCTTGAAAAACAGAAATTACGTTTCATCTTCGGACTTCTGGAAAAACAATTCAGAAAATATTTCCAGAAGGCGGCCAGGATGAGCGGAAAAACAGGATATAACCTTCTTCTGCTGCTTGAAACAAGATTGGATAACCTTGTTTACAGGGCGGGCTTT includes these proteins:
- the infA gene encoding translation initiation factor IF-1, which encodes MTKEESIKVDGVVSEVLPNTMFRVKLANGHAILAHISGKMRMHFIRILPGDRVQVEMSPYDLTKGRITFRQK
- the rpsK gene encoding 30S ribosomal protein S11, which translates into the protein MSGKGSSKKAAPKKATRSVPAGIAHIQATFNNTIVSITDMGGKVLSWASAGKVGFAGSRKSTAFAAQVVAEQAGQRARDFGVRELEVRVKGPGAGRESAIRALQAIGFEITLIRDLTPIPHNGCRPPKRRRV
- the map gene encoding type I methionyl aminopeptidase; this translates as MIVIKTPEQVEKIKYGGKILAELFEILRQRIKPGITTGELDVISEEFLLKRGVRPAFKGYKGFPATLCVSVNEEVVHGIPSSKKILNEGDIVSVDVGAIYESFYSDAARTYPVGHISGELEKLVRVTKESLDIAISRAVVQNKLFDISSSVEQYVKKYGYTVVRDFVGHGIGQKMHEDPQIPNFGIPDTGPGLEKGMVFAIEPMVNMGSFEVEVLKDNWTVVTIDRKPSAHFEDTIVITEGKPEILTR
- the rpmJ gene encoding 50S ribosomal protein L36, whose amino-acid sequence is MKVRSAVKRRCEKCKIVRRKGVVHVICTNPKHRQRQG
- the rpsD gene encoding 30S ribosomal protein S4 gives rise to the protein MGRYLGSKHKICRRVGEALCGSVKCPVHKRNSPPGQHGSMKRQRKLSEYGVMMLEKQKLRFIFGLLEKQFRKYFQKAARMSGKTGYNLLLLLETRLDNLVYRAGFAPSIAAARQMVRHGHFVVDGRKVDIPSFQVKEGQTVKLKEKSRSKPTFAAFAEENKDKLPDMSYLERNLGSFEFKIKHMPKREEIPVAINEQLIVELYSK
- the rpsM gene encoding 30S ribosomal protein S13, with amino-acid sequence MPRIAGVDVPKEKRIVIALTYIYGVGKATASKILRDARIDESKRAKDLSDEEVSRIAGIIQASVRVEGDLRREVAANIKRLMAVGAYRGLRHRKGLPVRGQRTRTNARTRKGPRKTIAGKKKTAALK